The Chrysiogenia bacterium genome includes a window with the following:
- a CDS encoding acyltransferase family protein yields the protein MNQTRVHANAYDGYLPTSAEPANDGSPLSAIAPDYSPEMIERVMGWIEPFYKHYFRCEWRGAVRVPERPAFIVANHNATGAIDVFMMLYAWYSRFGHSRPVHGLAHKMVFETPIVKELMPKLGAIPANPRKAHEVLEAGCDLAVFPGGDWEACRPYTDAGKIDFGGRKGFVRVALETGALISPFVLCGAHESSLILDRGTGIAHALGIDSLWRTKTVPLGLPLSVLPSKVTMESLEPIDLRAETAGIEDPDEKLQHGYDIVTSRMQETMDRLQAEREGYLG from the coding sequence ATGAACCAGACCCGAGTTCACGCCAATGCCTACGATGGTTACCTGCCCACAAGCGCCGAGCCGGCGAACGACGGCTCGCCGCTCTCGGCCATCGCGCCCGATTACTCGCCCGAGATGATCGAGCGCGTGATGGGCTGGATCGAGCCCTTCTACAAGCACTACTTCCGCTGCGAGTGGCGCGGCGCGGTTCGCGTGCCCGAGCGCCCGGCTTTTATCGTCGCCAATCACAACGCGACCGGCGCCATCGACGTCTTCATGATGCTCTACGCCTGGTACTCGCGCTTTGGTCACTCGCGACCGGTGCACGGGCTCGCCCACAAAATGGTTTTCGAGACGCCCATCGTGAAGGAACTGATGCCCAAGCTGGGCGCCATTCCGGCCAACCCGCGCAAGGCCCACGAAGTCCTTGAAGCCGGCTGCGACCTGGCCGTCTTCCCCGGCGGTGACTGGGAGGCCTGTCGTCCCTACACCGACGCGGGCAAGATCGACTTTGGCGGGCGCAAGGGTTTTGTGCGCGTGGCACTGGAGACCGGTGCGCTCATATCGCCCTTTGTCCTCTGCGGCGCCCACGAGAGCAGCCTCATCCTCGACCGCGGCACCGGCATTGCCCATGCGCTCGGGATCGACTCGCTCTGGCGAACCAAGACCGTGCCGCTTGGCCTGCCGCTCTCGGTGCTGCCCTCCAAGGTCACCATGGAGAGCCTCGAGCCCATCGACCTGCGTGCGGAGACCGCCGGGATCGAAGATCCCGACGAGAAACTCCAGCACGGCTACGACATCGTCACCTCGCGGATGCAGGAGACCATGGACCGCCTGCAGGCCGAGCGTGAGGGATACTTGGGCTGA